Within the Gigantopelta aegis isolate Gae_Host chromosome 8, Gae_host_genome, whole genome shotgun sequence genome, the region caaaaattatacagatattcgggaacaatttgctaacctgagaccttttcacctggtgattcgtttgcaaagctatataactgtttggtagtaatgctaattatgaataaatgttgttatccagatttgttatccagatttgggcattttcgtttaattcggccAAAAGCCagcctacaaaaatgggagcccgtacgcctatggactGGATTAATGCTTAGTTGTTATGGCTAGCAATAAAGAGTATTCTCATCAGAGTATTCTCACCCAGTGACTGTTGAGACGCCTTGCTGCATCAAAAATCTTGTTATAAACACCCATCTGAAGTCGTGTTCTGAAACAGTGAAGgttatactatactataactTACAGACAATTACCtggtttattttcttttattgtaGGGGAAGCTTGGGAGAGTTGGGCCACAGGGAGAGTTGAGCCACCCCTAATATCATTGTCATAGCTCGTTGTTTGAGACAGGTGCTGCCATCTATTTGAAGCACTAAGCATTATCTTTCTATTGATATAAGGGACTTGAATTTCCAGGCtcttgtccatatattgtggacaaaaatacatttttcgcaCAAAAGACACAATTTTTACTCCAAGGTAAGCATTTTTATATCTCTTAAACAGTATATAGAACACTGTTCTAGTGTATTCTGCGTGATAGCTGTGAGTCTTCTTCCATCAAGGCATTTTTGAAATCCATGTGATCACCGCCCAAGATAAAAATTTggttgaaattaaaaatggtgAGACTTGGGAGAGTTGGGACAGTCCAGGGTGGGAGGGTTGGGCAATGGCCCAACTCTCCCCGCATGGTGTCCCAACTCTCCCATTATTTACATTTGATGAATAATCCTTTCTTTAAAGCTTATTAATTTGACTACATGCTGTTACGGATTATTATTAACAGATAGTGTGTGGGAGAATTATTGTGGGCCTAGATCAAAGTACTGCATATTATACTGAAATGTTTCTTCAAGTTTGCTTTAGTGATGTCAGTATTTTTTTTCAGATGCCACGAAAATATAAAAGAATATCCAATAGAGGGGCACCAGAGGACGTTCTACATAGAGCAAGTGAACAAGTAAAGGGAGGAAGTAGCATCCGTGCAGCTGCTAATGACTTTAATATTGCAAGAATGACCCTCACGAGATACATGGATAAGTGTAATGCACAAACTGGACAGCATGATGAACGAAATGAAGCTTTTGGCTATGAAAAATGTCGACTGACAAACATGATTTTTTCTGCAGTGATGGAAGATGACTTGGCGACACATATCAAGACTTTAGCGGAACAATTTCACGGACTTAGTAGGAATAAATGTCGCTCACTGATTTTTGAATATGCTATGAGAAACAATGTGACGGTGCCTAATTCGTGGAAAGAAAATGGAATGACTGGTGAACACTTTTGGATatcatttaaagaaagaaatcatCTTGCAATCCGAACACCAGAGGCAACATCTCTCGCCAGGGCAAGTGCCTTCAATCGTTATAACGTTGGCAAATTTTATGATAACCTCGGACAAGTTATGGACCTGCACAAATTTGAATGTCATGATATCTACAACTGCGACGAGACGGGGTGTACTACAGTTTCGCCGCCTGAAAACATTGTGGCTAAACAAGGAGTTAAACAAGTGGGGTCAATCACCTCTGCAGAAAAGGGGCAACTTGTCACCGCCGTGTACACCATTAACGCGGCAGGTAGCGTCGTTCCACCAATGCTTATTTTCCCACGGAAAAACGTCCGAGATTATTTCACCAAAAATGGTCCCCCCGGGTGTATTGGAGGTGCAAATCCAAGTGGATGGATCAATGAAGAGCTATTCTTGGGTTATCTGAAACATTTCATACGCCATACAAGATGCAGCAAGGAGAAGAAAGTTTTGCTGATCTTAGATAATCACGAGACTCATATCTCTCTTGCAGTCATCGACTTGGCTAAAGAAAATggtgtaatattattaacaataccaCCACACACTAGTCACAAGTTACAACCTCTGGATGTGAGCTGTTTTAAACCTTTCAAGACGGCATATGCTCGACCTGTTGAAAATTGGATGCGTTCAAATCCAGGAAAAACAATTACGATCTATGAAATCCCTGAATTCACTTCTCATGCTCAGTTGCATGGTCTTACtgccaaaaacattatttctgcgTTTCAAAGTACAGGAATTTACCCCTACAACCGGGATGTGTTCAGTGAAACCGACTTTGCGCCAGCCACAGTAACTAATAGAGATCTTCCAGAGGAATTAGAGGGAAATGTTGAACTGCTAGTTCCTTCTGAACAAACCACTGAAACCCCCAAGGCAGGTTCAAGTACTACAGAACCACCAGCTGTCCAGCCAGGTCCACGTACTACAGAACCACTAGTTGTCCAGCCAGGTCCAACTACTACAGAACCACCAGCTGTCCAGCCAGGTTCAAGTACTACAGAACCACCAGCTGTCCAGCCAGGTTCAAGTACTACAGAACCACCAGCTGTCCAGCCAGGTCCACGTACTACAGAACCACTAGTTGTCCAGCCAGGTCCAACTACTACAGAACCACCAGCTGTCCAGCCAGGTTCAAGTACTACAGAACCACCAGCTGTCCAGCCAGGTTCAAGTACTACAGAACCACCAGCTGTCCAGCCAGGTCCACGTACTACATAACCACCAGTTGTCCAGCCAGGTCCAACTACTACAGAACCACCAGCTGTCCAGCCAGGTTCAAGTACTACAGAACCACCAGCTGTCCAGCCAGGTTCAAGTACTACAGAACCACCAGCTGTCCAGCCAGGTCCACGTACTACAGAACCACCAGCTGTCCAGCCAGGTCCACGTACTACAGAACCACCAGCTGTCCAGCCAGGTCCAAGTACTACAGAACCACCAGCTGTCCAGCCAGGTCCACATACTACAGAACCACCATCTGCCCAGCCAGGTCCACGTACTACAGAACCACTAGTTGTCCAGCCAGGTCCAAGTACTACAGAACCACCAGCTGCCAAACCAGGTCCAAGTTCCCTAGGAACACCAGCTTCCCAACCAGGGCCAAGTAACACTTATGTATCACCTGCTGATATTGTTCCACTGCCAAAAGCTGGGCCACGAAAAGTCACCAACAGAGGTCGCAAAAGAGGggatacaaacattttaaccAATACCCCAGTACGCAATAGTATAGCTGAGGCACTAGCTGCCAGTCAAACTAACAAACGGAAGGCCAAACAACCAGTCAAACCCAAAGCAAGAAAGAAGTTGTTTAAAAGTAAAGCAAAAAAATGCCAAACTCCATCAACTTCATCAGAGGAAAGTGGTTCTGATGATGTGAAATTCACAGAAAGTGGTGATAGCGATGTTGATGACCTAGATTGTGAAATTATTGAAGGTGATTTTGCAGTTGTAAAATTTGAGTCTGCCAAATCACGTATTGTGCATTATATAGCACGGATTGATGTCATTGATGGGGATGAGTGTGAAGGGGTTTTCCTTAAACGAGAATTCAGTCGTCAGCAGACGACACCTACATTTTGCATCAACAACAATGATAATGCATCATTTCCTAAGAATGACATCATCATGAAGCTTCCTGCGCCTAAACAGCTTGGTGGCACAGCTCGTCGAGCAGGAAAATTTTCATTTCCTTGTGACTTCACACTATGGGATTTCCACTCATCCCTTTATTAAAACATCAATAAACCTACCACCACTTTCTGTGAATTTCACATCATCAGTATTATTTTTCTCCGATTGTTACACTGAAAGTACTTTTCTGACCAAGCTATCAgtgacatcattaaaacattattgaACTTGAATATTTTACCGATTTAAGTTGATTCGTCCTAGTGGAGTGCTACTGGACCAATTGTACCTACTCGTAGTCATGGGATTGACTATGATTctcaatattgtttttaagcTTCTGTTTGGGATCTGAACGATACTTTTCTAGTTACATGCTGTTTAAAGGGTCATTTTATAAGTTTGGAAATAAATTGAGACCATTTTCCTTCACTGGATAGTTGTTTTATTCTGTACATTTTCTGTCCCAAGTCTCCCTTTTGTGGCCCAACTCTCCTTGAACATGGCCCAACTCTCACCACCCCCAGGGAGAGTTGGGCCAAAATGACACCTTTTGAAAATCACCTTCACCTTCTACAGGTTGGCCTGCATACGGAACCAGctagtacatatatgtattttaatatctgTACATGTCATAATCACATTAAGCAATTATCGGCCATGAATAGGAAGATTgcaatatgttaaaatgtgaaAAGTGGCCCAACTCTCCCAAGCTTCCCCTACTCAGGTAGCAGCAGAGGGAACGAAACAGCATATGTGTTTAGTATGTGTTTAGCGAGACCTcgaatatgtgtatgtgtttaacGAGACCTCGAgacctcggcacattttaaactacggcatGCTCGCTTGTCTTTGGAATCTGTGTTCTGCCAAGTTACGGTATTGAATATGCTTACGGATTCTACTTCACTCTTGgaagttttatattattttggtaTATTGCTGGTGAGAGGGTTAATGCAGATTATCCTCaattttgggaggggggggggggggggtgaaccTTCCTTTTATGGGCGAACattgctttcttttttttattggggggggggggtatattgcCGGCGTTGattctgaacgacaaaatcaCTAACATATTCAAACTGGCAGCCCTACAGGACGTTTGACCAGATCGTGGCGGTATCTTTCTACAAACGGCCATTCTCCAGAAAAATACACCCTTTGTACTTCCTCTGTCGGaggggcgggtcgtagcccagtggtaaagcgaccgcttgatgcgcggtcggtttgggatcaatccccgtcgttgggcccatttgggctatttctcgttccagccagtacaccacgattggtatatcaaaagccgtggtatgtgctgtcccatgtgtgggatggagcatataaaatatcccttgctactaatgtagcgggtttcctctctaagactatatgtcaaaattaccacgtttaacatgcaatagccgatgattaataaatcaatgtgctttagtggtgtcgttaaacaaaacaaacttcttcttcctctgtcggaggactgccactataaAGACTGGTTTCTGACAAATCTCAACCAGTACAAGACAGAGCCCAATGGATAGTTCAATAGCTGTGTTAATCGTATTATTAGACATGACGTACCGAAAGCGGCTGATTCTGTGCATATTAATAAGACGTAGGTAAAAACAAACCAAGCTGAAGTTGAACCGGTTTGGTTAGGCTATGTATGACATGTGGTCGAATTTAAATTCCCAGAGGTCGACCATATAacctatggtatgtactgtcctgcatgtaaaaataatttgttgctATTtggtaagagtagcctatgtgacacTAACGGTTTCATCTAATAGTcgtactttaaaatgtgctgatgtgttgctaaatatatattttccaaaatggACGAAGAATATTAACCAAAACTTTTTTGTTATCTGTAAGCATGTCAGTACATAAAATCAGTGTAAAGAAAAACACCCGTGATATCGATCACATGTTGACCCACATTTTCTACAGGTTTGAGCCCGTCGCGTGATACAAGTGCATTGAGTGTTAACAACGGAGTAGTGTCTTGCTATTATTACACcacataaattatttatatatataccataatacctctatctctatctatcactctatctctatctctttctatctttttctctctcgctctctggtCTCtccgccatataaccgtaaataaaatgtgttgagtgcgtctttagttacataaaacaattcctctggtcggtctctctctctctctctctctctctctctctctctctctctctctctctctctctctctctctctctctctctatcactctatctttttctttttctctctctatgtcaCAATCTTTTTCTCGGTCTCATTCTTTCTCCCCCTATCTTACTCTGTATCCTTctgtatggtatatatatatatatatatatattatatcgcgtatatatatataatatatatctggGTGTTTCTGTTTTTTCTCCTCGCTCtcattttttctctttttcctaTATCTTACTCTGTgtcccctccctcctctctctctcctctctctctctctcatccctccctctctctctctctctctctctctctctctctctctctctctctctctctctctctctctctctttctggcACGTAAATGGGGCGAATCTAACCGAATAGAGTTTTCAGGTAACGTTTAAGACAAGCATGTCATTTACCTTTGAGTGGCTCCCAAAATCCACAGAATATCAACCGACAACCTATAAATAGAAATTCAGTACTTCGTTATTTTAAACTACCAATTATAATATACAGAATGACCatcaattaaaatgttgattgattaaaacatattttattgctttttaaagaacaaatggattaggcacaagttatacaactcactaggccttctccataatacatacatgtcacgacagtactatatttttgcaatttaaatatgaacagaaataaatgttattgaaaaagagaaagaaagaaagaataaaggaaacgGAGAAAAGACGCAATAAAGTGTTCTCTGTGTTCGATAATTAGACAGCAGGTttgctaaaataaaacacaaaacgtAAAACACAACAAGGCATCGCAATGATTACGTAATggctaaaaaaataataataacaataaaataaataaatagtaatacataattttaaaaagctatgcattgtgtttgttatttgtcttATCTTTGAAGCAAGAAAGTAGAAATTATGGCTAAAAATCAACAGAGTGAATCGGGGCAATATGAGATGAATTACAGCAAACAATATTCTTTTTAACTGTCTCAACAGACAAGAGAATTGGGTAAATGAACGGAGTATCAGCTGATACTGTTTGTGACATTACTGAACTTTATAGTTCACTACATTATTAtcaatttataaatttgtataaatcaataaaataaaatatataaaagtatttttatgatttaacaatttttaaacaaatacggTAGTAGCACAAATTgacttaattattttataagagTATGAATTTTGTACTGTGTGTTAATTATGGGCAAGTGTATTAAGTAATTACTGTTTACctgtattaatgaataaatgtgctGTGTACctgtattaatgaataaatgtgctGTGTTcctgtattaatttattatgtaagtattaattaattactttgtAAGTATATTAATTTCTAACTGttagcatattaattaattacctgGTAAATGTATTAGTTAATTAATGTGCAAgtgtataatgaataaatttgaaaagtattaattaattactgtgtaaatatattaattactatatatgtgtattaattaattactgaacAAGTGTATTAAATAACTACCATATAAGTGTATTAATTACTGAGTAAGTGTATTAAATAACTACCATATAAGTGTATTAATTACTGAGTAAGTGTATTAAATAACTACCATATAAGTGTATTAATTACTGAGTAAGTGtattaaataactactatataagtgtattaattaattactgagtaaatgtattaaataactactatataagtgtattaattaattaatgagtaAGTGtattaaataactactatataagtgtattaattaattactgagtaaatgtattaaataactactatatatgtgtattaattaattactgagtaagtgtattaaataattactatatatgtgtattaattatttactgtgtaaatgtattaattactatataagtgtattaattaattactgagTAAGTGtattaaataactactatatatGGGTGTTAATTAATTACTGAGTAAGTGtattaaataactactatataagtgtattaattaattactgtgtaaatgtattaattactatataagtgtattaattaattactgagTAAGTGtattaaataactactatataagtgtattaattaattaaagagtaaatgtattaattaactactgtgtAAGTATATTACTTTCTCAGTTCAAACTGTAACCCTGGAAAACGGTTATTATTGCTACATGAGATACACCGGTTATCTCCCTTAAACTAATATCTACTGATCTCAAGAGAAGATGCTAAGATTTTTCCTTTTAGctgaggaaaaaaagaagaagtttgttttgtttaacgataccaccagaacacatttatttattaataatcggctattgaatgtcaaacattgttaatcttgacatacagtcttagagaaggaaaaaaccgctacattgttttattagtagcaaggggatatttatatgcaccatcctacagacaggattagcacataccacagcctttgataaaccagttgtggtgcactggctggaacgagaatagcccattgggggccccaccgacggggatcgatcccaaaccgacagcacattattatttatcatcactactatcattaccattaccattactactactgtgtCGTTATTTCACGCGTATAGGGACAATGTATAAGATGTAAttttacttaaaattaaaacagaagAGTAAAATAAGCTGGAAAGAAGATAGAGTGCttggaaaggtaagaaacattgaaagaagatagagtgcttggaaaggtaagaacattgaaagaagatacagtgcttggaaaggtaagaaacatTGTTTGTATGGAAGAGTGGGagaaacattgaaagaagaTTAGAGTGCttggaaaggtaagaaacattgaaagaagatacagtgcttggaaaggtaagaaacatTGTTTGTATGGAAGAGTGGGTGagaaacattgaaagaagaTAGAGTGCTTGGAAAGGTAAGAAAACATTGTTTGTATGGAAGAGTGGGAGAAACATTTGAAAGAAGATAGAGTGCttggaaaggtaagaaacatTGTTTGTATGGAAGAGTGGGGAAACATTGAAAGAAGATACAGTGCTTGGGAAAGGTAAGAAACACTTGAAAGATGAAGATAGAGTGCttggaaaggtaagaaacattgaaagaagatagagtgcttggaaaggtaagaaacattgaaagaagaGATACAGTGCttggaaaggtaagaaacatTGTTTGCATGGAAGAGCAGGAGAAAACATTGAAAGAAGATAGAGTGCttggaaaggtaagaaacatTTTTGAAAGAAGATACAGTGCttggaaaggtaagaaacatTGTTTGCATGGAAGAGCAGGagaaacattgaaagaagaTACAGTGCTTGGAAGAGGTAAGAAACATTGTTTGTATGGAAGAGTGGGagaaacattgaaagaagatagagtgcttggaaaggtaagaaacatTGTTTTGTATGGAAGAGTGGGagaaacattgaaagaagatagagtgcttggaaaggtaagaaacatTGTTTGTATGGAGAGTGGGagaaacattgaaagaagaTAGAGTGCTTTGGAAAGGTAAGANNNNNNNNNNNNNNNNNNNNNNNNNNNNNNNNNNNNNNNNNNNNNNNNNNNNNNNNNNNNNNNNNNN harbors:
- the LOC121378789 gene encoding uncharacterized protein LOC121378789, with the translated sequence MFLQVCFSDVSIFFQMPRKYKRISNRGAPEDVLHRASEQVKGGSSIRAAANDFNIARMTLTRYMDKCNAQTGQHDERNEAFGYEKCRLTNMIFSAVMEDDLATHIKTLAEQFHGLSRNKCRSLIFEYAMRNNVTVPNSWKENGMTGEHFWISFKERNHLAIRTPEATSLARASAFNRYNVGKFYDNLGQVMDLHKFECHDIYNCDETGCTTVSPPENIVAKQGVKQVGSITSAEKGQLVTAVYTINAAGSVVPPMLIFPRKNVRDYFTKNGPPGCIGGANPSGWINEELFLGYLKHFIRHTRCSKEKKVLLILDNHETHISLAVIDLAKENGVILLTIPPHTSHKLQPLDVSCFKPFKTAYARPVENWMRSNPGKTITIYEIPEFTSHAQLHGLTAKNIISAFQSTGIYPYNRDVFSETDFAPATVTNRDLPEELEGNVELLVPSEQTTETPKAGSSTTEPPAVQPGPRTTEPLVVQPGPTTTEPPAVQPGSSTTEPPAVQPGSSTTEPPAVQPGPRTT